In a genomic window of Tissierella sp. Yu-01:
- a CDS encoding polysaccharide deacetylase family protein yields the protein MRNERRISNNKKKITILAIIILIFCAIIGGVSIKNIYFGKHVAEAVNVKETLDIMYVRSPVNQAINNVIKLHEKKLADIELNKQRNMIKEEQLEHKREAERIAEENGKIAYLTFDDGPSLVVTPQILDILDEYDIKATFFVLGNMAEKYPGMLKLTYERGHCIGNHTYSHNYGYLYKSPKNLINDLNKSREVLKKILGDNFDTNIARFPGGSFGKEKYTKAVKDAGYEYYDWNSLNGDAEGVKVSKERLISRFKETSENKDELIILMHDTDQKQTTVDALREIIDYLIEEGYVFRTLDVYNGK from the coding sequence TTGAGAAACGAGCGAAGAATAAGCAACAACAAGAAAAAAATCACAATTTTAGCAATTATTATATTGATTTTTTGTGCCATAATTGGAGGAGTTTCAATTAAAAATATATATTTTGGTAAGCATGTTGCTGAAGCAGTTAATGTAAAAGAGACATTGGATATAATGTATGTAAGGAGTCCAGTGAACCAAGCAATAAATAATGTGATTAAATTACATGAAAAAAAACTTGCAGATATAGAATTAAACAAGCAACGTAATATGATTAAAGAGGAACAGTTAGAACATAAGAGAGAAGCTGAAAGAATAGCAGAAGAAAATGGAAAGATTGCATATTTAACATTTGATGATGGTCCGTCTTTAGTTGTAACACCTCAAATCTTAGACATCCTTGATGAATACGATATAAAAGCAACTTTTTTTGTACTAGGAAATATGGCAGAGAAATACCCTGGTATGTTAAAACTGACATATGAAAGAGGTCATTGTATAGGAAACCATACTTATTCTCATAATTATGGATATCTATATAAAAGTCCTAAAAATTTAATTAATGACCTGAATAAATCAAGAGAAGTTCTTAAAAAGATTTTGGGGGATAATTTTGACACAAATATTGCAAGATTCCCGGGCGGTTCTTTTGGAAAGGAAAAATACACTAAAGCTGTCAAGGATGCTGGGTATGAATATTATGACTGGAATTCTTTAAATGGTGATGCAGAAGGCGTAAAAGTTTCAAAAGAGAGATTAATTTCCAGATTTAAAGAAACTTCAGAGAATAAAGATGAATTAATTATTTTAATGCATGATACAGACCAAAAACAAACAACGGTAGATGCACTAAGAGAAATAATTGACTATTTAATAGAAGAAGGCTATGTTTTTAGAACATTAGATGTCTATAACGGAAAATAG
- a CDS encoding response regulator transcription factor — MAYSILVVEDEDSIRKFVKINLERAGFIVQEAATGEEAIEIARKEKFDIVVLDIMLPGIDGYQVCKTLRSEFPQLGIIMLTAKSQDIDKIMGLEFGTDDYMTKPFNPMELVLRVKSLARRMETVEGENQQILIYHPFKIDVYSRKFYKDEEEMELTPTEFAIAKLFLENPGKAFKRDEILNIVWGYDFIGDSKIVDVNIRRLRSKIEEDPSKPYYLETVWGIGYRWRD; from the coding sequence ATGGCGTATTCAATATTAGTTGTTGAAGACGAAGATTCCATAAGAAAGTTTGTCAAAATAAATCTTGAACGGGCAGGTTTTATTGTACAAGAAGCAGCCACTGGAGAAGAAGCTATAGAAATTGCAAGAAAAGAAAAGTTTGATATAGTAGTATTGGATATTATGCTTCCTGGAATAGATGGTTATCAAGTGTGTAAAACATTAAGAAGTGAATTTCCACAACTAGGTATAATAATGTTAACAGCAAAAAGCCAAGACATCGATAAAATTATGGGTCTAGAATTTGGAACTGATGATTATATGACTAAACCTTTTAACCCAATGGAACTGGTACTTAGAGTAAAATCCCTTGCGAGAAGAATGGAGACTGTAGAAGGTGAAAACCAACAAATATTAATTTATCATCCTTTTAAAATTGATGTATATTCTAGAAAGTTCTATAAAGATGAAGAAGAAATGGAATTAACTCCAACAGAATTTGCAATAGCGAAGCTATTTTTAGAGAATCCTGGTAAAGCATTTAAAAGAGATGAAATATTAAATATTGTTTGGGGGTATGATTTCATAGGAGATTCAAAAATAGTCGATGTAAACATAAGAAGACTAAGATCAAAGATTGAAGAAGATCCAAGTAAGCCATATTATCTAGAAACTGTATGGGGAATAGGGTATAGATGGAGAGATTAG
- a CDS encoding HAMP domain-containing sensor histidine kinase, which produces MKKSIKNRLVKSFMLIILITVIILEIMLINGIKNYYYKNVETILTNQIEFSTNFYSRYFSSSSLEDIIIDDIDVFWQHTTAQVQILTLDGKLLMDSLGVIKEDTIKYPDIEAALAEGKGVWSGYVPYDDVPVMSVSMPLSYQGSAIGVIRFISSLEQTNGIIKEITEFLIWMGIFVVLISGLVSLFLANSIIKPLKEVTGVAEKLADGQFKTRSRMRVNDEIGRLANTLNYMADEILRKEQLKNDFISSVSHELRTPLTSIKGWAVTLKADEVPDKELLDAGLDIIEKESDRLTLMVEELLDFSRFTSGRIQLEKEQFNLKNTIRIISRQLEPRAKYNGIDFRVNIDENIEDFIGDENRIKQVFINILDNAFKFTDEGGKVMLNAVKENNDVIIEINDTGIGIPENDLPNVTEKFYKGKNSKSHSGIGLSISDEIVKLHGGILTIDSIEGQGTKVLVRLPIEEIII; this is translated from the coding sequence ATGAAGAAAAGTATAAAAAATAGACTAGTTAAAAGCTTTATGTTAATTATATTAATCACTGTAATAATATTAGAGATAATGCTTATAAATGGGATAAAAAATTACTATTATAAAAATGTAGAGACTATTTTAACTAATCAAATTGAGTTTTCTACAAATTTTTATTCCAGATACTTTTCTTCCAGTTCTCTTGAGGATATTATTATTGATGATATAGATGTGTTTTGGCAACATACTACAGCTCAAGTTCAAATCTTAACTTTAGATGGTAAACTCCTAATGGATTCTTTAGGAGTAATAAAAGAAGACACCATAAAATATCCAGATATTGAAGCTGCTCTGGCTGAAGGTAAGGGAGTGTGGTCAGGATATGTACCATATGATGATGTTCCCGTTATGTCTGTATCAATGCCCCTTAGCTATCAAGGATCAGCCATAGGGGTTATTAGATTTATATCTTCACTTGAGCAGACTAATGGCATTATAAAGGAGATTACAGAGTTTCTAATATGGATGGGTATTTTTGTAGTTTTAATATCAGGATTAGTTAGTTTATTTCTTGCTAATTCAATCATAAAACCATTAAAAGAAGTTACAGGTGTAGCAGAAAAATTGGCAGATGGACAATTTAAAACCAGGAGTAGAATGCGTGTTAATGACGAAATAGGAAGATTGGCTAATACACTTAATTACATGGCTGATGAAATATTAAGGAAAGAACAACTCAAAAATGATTTTATTTCATCTGTATCCCATGAATTACGTACACCTTTGACATCAATTAAAGGCTGGGCAGTGACTTTAAAAGCAGATGAAGTACCTGATAAAGAACTTTTGGATGCTGGATTAGATATTATAGAAAAAGAAAGTGACAGACTAACACTAATGGTTGAAGAACTATTGGATTTTTCAAGATTTACATCCGGAAGGATTCAGCTTGAAAAGGAACAATTTAATTTAAAAAATACCATAAGAATTATCTCAAGGCAGCTTGAACCAAGAGCAAAATATAATGGGATAGATTTTAGAGTAAATATTGATGAAAATATTGAAGACTTCATTGGAGATGAAAATAGGATAAAACAAGTATTTATTAATATATTGGATAATGCATTTAAATTTACTGACGAGGGTGGGAAAGTAATGTTAAATGCAGTAAAGGAAAATAATGATGTAATAATTGAAATAAATGACACAGGTATTGGCATACCTGAAAATGATTTGCCAAATGTTACAGAAAAGTTTTATAAAGGTAAGAACAGTAAGTCTCATAGTGGGATAGGACTATCTATTTCTGATGAGATAGTAAAACTTCATGGTGGAATTCTAACTATAGATTCGATAGAAGGTCAAGGTACGAAAGTACTAGTTAGACTCCCAATAGAGGAGATAATCATATGA
- a CDS encoding cytochrome C biosynthesis protein produces the protein MDDLLKHLDNWEIILYVSLACIGLTILAGLVFKKHRYVKYIPGLLFIVIGIFNLYTVLGALTETQSINNISLFILLVAGGVIGLLMALIIGIYRKPTRVKQSKKNQED, from the coding sequence ATGGATGATTTGCTTAAGCATCTAGATAATTGGGAAATCATATTGTATGTTTCTTTGGCATGTATAGGACTAACTATTTTAGCTGGCTTAGTTTTTAAAAAGCATAGATATGTTAAGTATATACCAGGTCTTTTATTTATTGTTATTGGGATATTTAACCTTTATACAGTTTTAGGCGCACTTACAGAAACTCAAAGTATAAATAATATTTCTCTATTTATTTTATTGGTAGCAGGTGGAGTTATAGGATTATTAATGGCATTAATTATAGGTATTTATAGAAAGCCTACCAGAGTAAAGCAAAGTAAGAAGAATCAAGAAGATTAA
- a CDS encoding glycerol-3-phosphate responsive antiterminator, protein MMNPLIDSLNKNPIIAAVKELDKLDIALNSPCENIFLLSGNIFNLKEISLRVKLRNKGLYILADSIDGFSKDTWGLEYIIKNIELDGIITRKSNLIKLCKDMGVFTIQRMLIHNSKELNEGLASIKSLRPNVINICPGIMPRIIDKVYLETMIPIVASGLIEDREDIELALTSGAKGIASTTINTWFNY, encoded by the coding sequence ATGATGAATCCCTTAATAGATAGTTTAAACAAAAATCCTATTATCGCGGCAGTTAAGGAATTAGATAAGCTTGATATTGCCCTAAATTCACCATGTGAAAATATCTTTTTATTATCTGGCAATATATTTAATCTAAAAGAAATTTCTTTACGTGTCAAATTAAGAAACAAAGGATTATATATCTTAGCTGATTCTATTGACGGATTTTCTAAAGATACCTGGGGCTTAGAATATATCATTAAGAATATTGAGTTAGATGGTATTATAACTAGAAAATCTAATTTAATAAAACTATGTAAAGACATGGGTGTATTTACAATTCAAAGGATGCTAATCCATAACTCTAAGGAGTTAAACGAAGGACTAGCATCCATAAAAAGTCTCCGACCTAATGTTATAAACATTTGTCCTGGAATTATGCCAAGAATTATAGATAAAGTATATCTAGAGACTATGATTCCAATAGTGGCCAGTGGATTAATTGAAGATAGAGAAGATATTGAGTTAGCCCTAACATCAGGTGCTAAAGGAATAGCTTCTACTACTATCAATACCTGGTTTAATTATTAA
- a CDS encoding GIY-YIG nuclease family protein — protein sequence MYYVYIIKCSDDTLYTGFTNSLENRIETHNKGKGAKYTRGRLPVKLCYYEEFDNKNDALKRECSIKKLTRKNKFKLIKGE from the coding sequence ATGTATTATGTATATATAATAAAATGTAGTGATGATACACTATATACAGGGTTTACAAATTCATTAGAGAACAGGATAGAAACTCATAATAAAGGTAAAGGTGCAAAATATACAAGAGGAAGATTGCCAGTTAAACTTTGTTACTATGAAGAGTTTGATAATAAAAATGATGCTTTGAAGAGAGAATGTAGTATAAAGAAATTAACTAGAAAAAATAAATTCAAACTAATTAAAGGTGAGTGA